In Williamwhitmania taraxaci, the genomic window TCAGATTAAAACTGGCTAATGGCAAACTACTAAGCCACTCATTGTAACGAGCGGGGTATTGTTTGCGAACAAAATCGCTAATTGACTTTACGGCAGTTCCTTTAATTTGCATGGTCATAACGGGGATTCTTTGGTTGGTTGTTGAGGCTTATTGGTGTATTTATCATATAGATTACGACTCCGAAACAAAAACAAATTATGGAAAATTGGTGACAATTGCAACTTTTTTCCCATTCATTTCTATTCGCATGAATCAACCGTTTTAGTGTAAGCATATATGAAGGATGTGGAAATATTAAAACCAACTTTAAATAATCACGAAAATTGTTGTATTTATGCAGGGGCATCATGAAGAATGGCGCTAAAACTTTAGCAAAGAAAGTAGAAAACAAAAAGAGTTCTAATCACTAAAAGAGCCAAGCCAACCTCCAATCGAACGCTACCTTATGATTCGAGGCACAGTTAAAACTAGAATAACCACAGAATAAATGCAAACTTGTTTAAACACTAAAAACAAAAGCCACACATCAACGTATGAGTTTAGACAACTTAGTAAAAAAAACTCTCCCTATATGAAGATTTCTAACATGAAGCTACGGACCAAGATGTTTGTTCTCCTAATCGGAGTTTCTACTCTGATTTATGTTTCCGTTTTTAGTTACCTAATCGTATCTATGAAGAACGAAACCATCAGAGAGGCAAAAGAGTTGGTAAGCAAAGCAATTATTGAGAGTGGCAAAAGCGTTCAAGATCAGTTAAACAACGACCTAATGGTTACCCAAACATTAGCTAACTCATTTGATCGCTTTTTAGAACTTCCAGTAGCGCAGCGTGAATCCATCCATAGCAAAATGATTTACGACGTACTGGTTAAGACACCAAAGTTCAACGCGCTGTGGTTAAACTATGATCTGGCAGATTACAGCCCTAACTCAAAAGTAATTGGTCGTGTTCGATTCAACTACTATAGAGATGGAAACAACATTCTATTTAAACACGACACAGCCAGCATTACAAACCTGTCGGCAAATAGCCTCTGGAATTTAAGAGATGGTAGTCGAACATCGGTGCTGGAGCCCTATTTCTACGCGTATAGAAAAGGTATGGATAAGCGCGTGATGATGACGAGCATAGTTAGCCCTATAGTTTATAAAAATAAGTTTGTAGGAACGGTTGGCTGCGATATTATTCTTGATGAGCTACAACAGCGAATTCAAAACCTAAAGCTATTCAACAACAGCTACGCCTACCTCGTTTCCAACGAAGGAGTATATGTATCGCATCCAGATACCTCTGTTTTAGCAAAAAAGTTTTCGGAGATAAACGCTATTGAAGATAAACAATACGATATATCTGGCAAAATCAAGCGTGGTGAATCATTCAACTTTACCGCAGGCCATACCGATACCGGGAAAGAGGTAATGGTGTATATGGTTCCTATTGAGGTGAAAAATTCGGGAACACCTTGGAGCTTGGGCGTGATCGTTCATATTGAAGATATACTTAAAACCTCCAATGCAGCCATTGGATGGATCATTGTTATTGGAATAATAGGCTTGTTACTTATGGCAATTATTACCGCAACCTTTGCCAACCAAATTGCCACACGTATTGATAAAGGTGTAGGGTTTGCGCGCAAGATAAGCGAAGGAAACCTGAACATAAAGATTGAAGATAATAGCCATGATGAGATTGGTAATTTGGCTCAATCGCTTACCGCTATGGCAGGTCGATTGCTGGAGTTGATAAGCAGAATAAAGGAAGCAACCGACGATATTACCATTGCAGGAACATCGATGAGCAATAGCTCGGAAAAACTAAATTCGGGTGCAGCAAGCATTATAGACTCCACCGCAAAGGTTAACGATGCCGTATCAACCGTTTCGGGCTCCATTGAGGTAAGCAATCGCTCGGCTCAAAGGGCAAGGGAGATATCGCTTCAGGCCGTGAAGTCGATAGATAAGGGCAGCTTAATTTCAGAGAAAGCAACCAAAGCAATGGAGCAAGTTGCCGAGAAAATTCAAATTGTAAACGACATAGCATTCCAAACCAACCTACTTGCGCTTAATGCAGCGGTGGAAGCCGCACGCGCCGGTGAACATGGAAAGGGATTTGCAGTGGTGGCAGCCGAAGTGCGTAGGCTCGCAGAACGCTCCAAAGAAGCAGCGAGCGAAATTGTTCAACTCTCGAAGCTGAGCATGGTTACTATAAATGAAGTAAGGGAAGTAATGCAGATATTGGTCCCCGAGATAAGCAAAACGGCCGAACTGATTTCGGAAATTGCCGAAAAAAATAACCAGCAGATGGACGAAGTAAACAGCATACGCCAAACCATTGCACGACTGGACAGCATTAGCCACGAAAATAGCCAATCGGCCGAAGAGGTTGCCACCTCATCGGAGCGGATGAAGGAGCTATCGGCGAACCTTCAGGATTCAGTTGAGTTTTTCAATACATAGAATAGCTGAATTTTCAAGGTAACAAGGGAGGTCGAAGTTGATCTCCCTTGTTGCATTTTACACAGGGCAATTCGCTTCATGCTCAACAACAGCCCCAAATGCAACACTCCAAGCCCTCAATTTGCTATATTTGCCTTCATAAATGGCCGACTTCAGGGCGAGGTGCAACTCCTCACCGGCGGTAATTCCCACAAGGAAAGCCCGCGAGCGTTGAATTATCCTCAACGCAGATTTGGTGCAACTCCAAAGCCGACGGTATAGTCCGGATGAAAGAAGTAAAGCCGCAGCAAACTGCTAGCCCATTGTGGGGCCATGCCTTGCTGCAATTACATTGCCCTGAATACGCACAATCTAAACTAGGGCAAATGAGCAATCTACTAAACACATTCGGCAACACATTTCAAGAGCGAGTTTCGCGCGCAATTCAAGACCTAGCCTCCGGCAAAGGAGTATTGTTGGTGGACGACGAAAACCGCGAAAACGAGGGCGATATAATTTTTGCAGCCGAGAATTTAACGGTTTCCGGCATGGCCATGATGATTCGCGAGTGCAGCGGAATTGTATGCCTTTGTATAACTGAAGAGCGAGCCAAACAGCTAGAGCTCCCCCCAATGGTAGCTAATAACAACAGCCAATTCCAAACCGCGTTTACCACAACTATTGAAGCCGCTGTGGGTGTTACCACCGGCGTATCGGCCACCGATAGGCTTACCACCATTCGGGCCGCCATTGCCCACAACGCCAAACCCGCCGATCTCGCGCGCCCCGGCCATGTGTTCCCGCTGGTTGCCCGCACCGAGGGCGTATTTGCCCGCCGTGGCCACACCGAGGGCAGCGTTGACCTTGCCGTTCTTGCCGGATTCCAACCCTTCGCGGTGCTGTGCGAGCTTACCAACGAGGATGGATCCATGGCTAAGCTACCCACAATCGTAGAGTTTGCACAGAAACACGACATGTGCGTGCTATCTATTGAAGATATTTACCAGTATAGGGTAAAAAGTGAAAGGTGAAAAGTGAAAGGTGAAAAGACGGATAGGTGTGGATTTGCAAGTAAAAGGCATTGAGCGCGGTTCCATTACATAATTTTAGAAAACAGAAGCGCGGTCAATTTGGCTGCGCTTTTTAATGCAGGGGTGAAAGGTAAAAGTGAAAAGTGAAAAGTGAAAGGTGAAAGGTGAAAAGACGGAAGACGGAAGACGGAAGTCAGAAGACCGAAGACCGAAGTTGGCGCGGCGCTGCAGGCTGGCGCAGCTGTTCTCGGAACAAGTTTCACTCCATGCAGGCTGCATGAACTTTTCACGGTAGAGTTTTTACTCCCTGCATGCTTGCATAACTCTTCCCTCTAGATGTTTTTGCTGCTGCACCCTTGCGCAACTGTTCTCGGAACAAGTTTGACTCCCTGCATGCTTGCGCAGCTGTTCTCGGAACAAGTTTTACTCCATGCAGGCTGCATGAACTTTTCACGGTAGAAGTTTTGCTCCCTGCATGCTTGCGCAACTCTTCCTTCTGGATGTTTTTGCTGCTGCACCCTTGCGCAACTGTTCTCGGAACAAGTTTGACTCCCTGCATGCTTGCGCAGCTGTTCTCGGAACAAGTTTTACTCCATGCAGGCTGCATGAACTTTTCACGGTAGAGTTTTTACTCCCTGCATGCTTGCGCAACTCTTCCCTCTAGATGTTTTTGCTGCTGCAGGCTGCATGAACTTTTCACGGTAGAGTTTTTACTCCCTTCATGCTTGCGCAACTCTTCCCTCTGGATGTTTTTGCTGCTGCAGGCTTGCGCAACTCTTCTCGGAACAAGTTTTACTCCCTGCATGCTTGCGCAGCAGCGCACCCAGCAGACCGAAGCTAACATAAAAGGGTTAGGCCAGAGGCCTAAAATATCAATAGCCCCGGGTTCACCAGCTTTCAGGCTGGTCACCCGGGGTAAATCCAACCAAACGAGTGGCGGCGCGAACCACACTCCTACAATGCGTGTAGCCCTATTGCGCCGCCCTGATCTATCACTCCCCAAATGCGCCTCTATCTCTATTCTATCATATAATTTAAACCTAACCCCTGAATTGTAGAAGAAATGGTTACTTTTATTCCACTAATTCTACAACTATGAACTACCGCACTTTATCAACCCTGTTAGTATTTTCCCTATTAATTCTAGCATCGTGCAGCTCGAATCAAAGAAGCTACGAACCCACTGTGGAAATGGATGTCGACTCTACTGATACTGCTTCGGCACAAGAGTTAAAACTCAACACCAAAACACCCGAAGGCCGTAAGTTTATCCGCACTGCCGATGTAAGGTTTGAGGTGAAGAACGTAATGAGCGCAACCGAGCAAATTGAAGATATTGCTACCAACTACGGTGGATTTATCACCTACTCCAACCTCGAAAATAGCCAGGAGAACAGCGAATCGACCAAGATTAGCCGCGACTCCATACTCGTTACACGCCAAGTGGTGGTTCAAAACAGCATGGTGCTGCGCGTGCCCAACGAAAGGCTGGACAGCTTGGTTCGACAGTTCAACAAGCTAATAACCTACCTCGATTACCGCATTATTAAGATGGACGACGTTACGCTACAGTTTGTAGCCAACCGGATGAAATCGCAGCGCCTAAACACCTACAACAATCGCCAAGCAGCCCACATAGACAATCGTGGCAAGAAGTTGGGCGAATCCAGCAACGCCGAAGATAGAATGCTGGACAGGCAGCTCCAGTCCGATGAGGTAAGCGTGCATACGATGTCGCTGAAAGATCAGGTAAACTACTGCACCATAAACCTCACCATTTACCAAGAAGCCATTGTAATAAAATCGATACAGCCCAACTTCAATTACGTTGCCGCCAGCAAACCCAACATCCTCTCGCGCATTGGCGACGCACTTATTCAGGGATGGTGGATACTGGAAGAGATAATCGTGTTTCTGGTTAAGATTTGGGGCGTGCTGCTAGTGATGGGCGCAATAGCATTCTTGGTAATATACTTGAAAAGGAAATATAGGAAATAAGCATAAAGACGGGTGAAAGAAAAGAGGGGCGCAGCATTACGTCCCCATCACCTCTTTCACCAGCTGCGGCAGCACCTCCCCCGCCTTGCCGCCAATAAAGATATCGGTATACCGATGGGTAAAGGCTGAGGACTCTAGGTTAATCTCAATGATTTTGGCCCCATGCTGCTTAGCAATGGAGACCATGGTAGCGGCAGGGTAAACTTCTCCTGTTGTGCCAACCACCACCATCACCTGTGCATTTTCGGAGGCCTCCACCGATCCGGCGTAGGCCTGCTCGGGTATTCCCTCCTCAAAAAAGACAAAATTGGGCTTAAGGAGTGCGCCGCACTTGGTGCAGAGTGGTGGCAACACTTCGAGGCTAATCTCGCCAATACGATAATGGGCATGGCAGCGGGTGCAAACCAGCGTATGGGAGTTGCCATGGAACTCAAAGATGCGACTACTGCCGGCCTCCTGGTGAAGGTTGTCGATGTTCTGGGTAATAATGCTCTTCAAATATCCGGCGGCCTCCAGCTGCGCCAGCGCAAGGTGGGCAGCGTTGGGCTTGGCCTTGCCAAAGAAATCGTAGAATATCTCCCGGATGGCCTGCCACGACACCTCGGGATGGGCGTAAAAGTAGCTTAGCTCGAGCACCTTCGGATCGTAACGGTTCCAAATGCCCTTTTCGCCGCGAAAGGGGGGAATGCCACTTTCGGCAGAGATGCCTGCGCCAGTAAAAGCAACGGTATAGGACGATTGGCGAATGGCTTGTGCGGCTTGCTCTATTGCATTCATGGCTAACAAATATTGGTGTGTAAATCTACTAAGTAATATTTAGAAAGATTGCAGTCTACACCATCTGTGC contains:
- a CDS encoding methyl-accepting chemotaxis protein gives rise to the protein MKISNMKLRTKMFVLLIGVSTLIYVSVFSYLIVSMKNETIREAKELVSKAIIESGKSVQDQLNNDLMVTQTLANSFDRFLELPVAQRESIHSKMIYDVLVKTPKFNALWLNYDLADYSPNSKVIGRVRFNYYRDGNNILFKHDTASITNLSANSLWNLRDGSRTSVLEPYFYAYRKGMDKRVMMTSIVSPIVYKNKFVGTVGCDIILDELQQRIQNLKLFNNSYAYLVSNEGVYVSHPDTSVLAKKFSEINAIEDKQYDISGKIKRGESFNFTAGHTDTGKEVMVYMVPIEVKNSGTPWSLGVIVHIEDILKTSNAAIGWIIVIGIIGLLLMAIITATFANQIATRIDKGVGFARKISEGNLNIKIEDNSHDEIGNLAQSLTAMAGRLLELISRIKEATDDITIAGTSMSNSSEKLNSGAASIIDSTAKVNDAVSTVSGSIEVSNRSAQRAREISLQAVKSIDKGSLISEKATKAMEQVAEKIQIVNDIAFQTNLLALNAAVEAARAGEHGKGFAVVAAEVRRLAERSKEAASEIVQLSKLSMVTINEVREVMQILVPEISKTAELISEIAEKNNQQMDEVNSIRQTIARLDSISHENSQSAEEVATSSERMKELSANLQDSVEFFNT
- the ribB gene encoding 3,4-dihydroxy-2-butanone-4-phosphate synthase; the protein is MSNLLNTFGNTFQERVSRAIQDLASGKGVLLVDDENRENEGDIIFAAENLTVSGMAMMIRECSGIVCLCITEERAKQLELPPMVANNNSQFQTAFTTTIEAAVGVTTGVSATDRLTTIRAAIAHNAKPADLARPGHVFPLVARTEGVFARRGHTEGSVDLAVLAGFQPFAVLCELTNEDGSMAKLPTIVEFAQKHDMCVLSIEDIYQYRVKSER
- a CDS encoding DUF4349 domain-containing protein, encoding MNYRTLSTLLVFSLLILASCSSNQRSYEPTVEMDVDSTDTASAQELKLNTKTPEGRKFIRTADVRFEVKNVMSATEQIEDIATNYGGFITYSNLENSQENSESTKISRDSILVTRQVVVQNSMVLRVPNERLDSLVRQFNKLITYLDYRIIKMDDVTLQFVANRMKSQRLNTYNNRQAAHIDNRGKKLGESSNAEDRMLDRQLQSDEVSVHTMSLKDQVNYCTINLTIYQEAIVIKSIQPNFNYVAASKPNILSRIGDALIQGWWILEEIIVFLVKIWGVLLVMGAIAFLVIYLKRKYRK
- a CDS encoding SIR2 family NAD-dependent protein deacylase is translated as MNAIEQAAQAIRQSSYTVAFTGAGISAESGIPPFRGEKGIWNRYDPKVLELSYFYAHPEVSWQAIREIFYDFFGKAKPNAAHLALAQLEAAGYLKSIITQNIDNLHQEAGSSRIFEFHGNSHTLVCTRCHAHYRIGEISLEVLPPLCTKCGALLKPNFVFFEEGIPEQAYAGSVEASENAQVMVVVGTTGEVYPAATMVSIAKQHGAKIIEINLESSAFTHRYTDIFIGGKAGEVLPQLVKEVMGT